The Arvicanthis niloticus isolate mArvNil1 chromosome 2, mArvNil1.pat.X, whole genome shotgun sequence genome includes a window with the following:
- the Tbc1d13 gene encoding TBC1 domain family member 13 isoform X1 produces MSSLLKSRIADFQDVLKEPSIVLEKLRELSFSGIPCESGLRCLCWKILLNYLPLERASWTSILAKQRGLYSQFLREMIIQPGIAKANMGVSREDVTFEDHPLNPNPDSRWNTYFKDNEVLLQIDKDVRRLCPDISFFQRATEYPCLLILDPQNEFETLRKRVEQTTLKSQTVARNRSGVTNMSSPHKNNTPSALNEYEVLPNGCEAHWEVVERILFIYAKLNPGIAYVQGMNEIVGPLYYTFATDPNSEWKEHAEADTFFCFTNLMAEIRDNFIKSLDDSQCGITYKMEKVYSTLKDKDVELYLKLQEQSIKPQFFAFRWLTLLLSQEFLLPDVIRIWDSLFADGNRFDFLLLVCCAMLILIREQLLKGDFTVNMRLLQGILMWLSRCPGLPHHRCQQDPTESQGTPRLEVTW; encoded by the exons ATGTCGAGTCTGCTTAAGAGCCG GATTGCAGATTTCCAGGATGTCCTGAAGGAGCCCTCCATTGTGTTGGAAAAGCTTCGAGAACTCAGTTTTAGTG GCATCCCCTGTGAGAGTGGACTGCGGTGCCTCTGCTGGAAG ATCCTCTTGAACTACCTCCCTTTGGAGAGAGCCTCATGGACTTCCATCCTGGCCAAGCAGAG GGGGCTCTATTCGCAGTTCCTGAGAGAGATGATTATCCAGCCTGGCATTGCCAAGGCCAACATGGGTGTATCCAGGGAGGATGTGACCTTTGAGGACCAT CCCCTGAACCCAAACCCTGACAGCAGGTGGAACACGTATTTTAAGGACAATGAGGTGCTACTGCAGATTGACAAAGATGTCCg GAGGCTGTGCCCAGATATATCCTTCTTCCAAAGAGCCACTGAGTACCCCTGCCTCCTCATCCTGGACCCACAAAATGAGTTTGAGACCCTTCGTAAGCGGGTGGAGCAGACAACACTGAAGTCTCAGACGGTGGCCCGGAACCGAAGTGGGGTCACAAAT atGAGCTCCCCGCATAAGAACAACACACCATCAGCCCTGAACGAGTATGAGGTTCTGCCCAATGGCTGCGAAGCCCACTGGGAGGTGGTGGAGCGGATCCTGTTCATCTATGCCAAGCTCAACCCTGGCATCGCTTATGTGCAGGGCATGAACGAAATCGTGGGGCCCCTCTACTATACGTTTGCCACTGACCCTAACAGCGAGTGGAAAG AGCATGCTGAAGCAGATACATTTTTCTGCTTCACCAACCTCATGGCTGAGATCCGGGACAACTTCATCAAGAGCCTGGATGACTCCCAGTGCGGCATTACCTACAAGATGGAAAAGGTGTACTCCACCTTGAAGGACAAGGACGTGGAGCTGTACCTGAAGCTG CAAGAGCAGAGTATCAAGCCTCAGTTCTTTGCCTTCCGATGGCTGACACTGCTGCTGTCCCAGGAATTCTTGCTGCCTGATGTGATCCGGATCTGGGACTCCCTCTTTGCTGATGGCAACCGCTTTGATTTCCTCCTCCTGGTCTGCTGTGCTATGCTCAT ACTGATCCGGGAGCAGTTGCTGAAGGGGGACTTCACTGTCAACATGCGGCTTCTGCAG GGTATTCTGATGTGGCTTTCCCGGTGTCCAGGATTACCCCATCACAGATGTCAGCAAGATCCTACAGAAAGCCAAGGAACTCCAAGACTCGAAGTAACCTGGTAG
- the Tbc1d13 gene encoding TBC1 domain family member 13 isoform X2, with amino-acid sequence MSSLLKSRIADFQDVLKEPSIVLEKLRELSFSGIPCESGLRCLCWKILLNYLPLERASWTSILAKQRGLYSQFLREMIIQPGIAKANMGVSREDVTFEDHPLNPNPDSRWNTYFKDNEVLLQIDKDVRRLCPDISFFQRATEYPCLLILDPQNEFETLRKRVEQTTLKSQTVARNRSGVTNMSSPHKNNTPSALNEYEVLPNGCEAHWEVVERILFIYAKLNPGIAYVQGMNEIVGPLYYTFATDPNSEWKEHAEADTFFCFTNLMAEIRDNFIKSLDDSQCGITYKMEKVYSTLKDKDVELYLKLQEQSIKPQFFAFRWLTLLLSQEFLLPDVIRIWDSLFADGNRFDFLLLVCCAMLILIREQLLKGDFTVNMRLLQDYPITDVSKILQKAKELQDSK; translated from the exons ATGTCGAGTCTGCTTAAGAGCCG GATTGCAGATTTCCAGGATGTCCTGAAGGAGCCCTCCATTGTGTTGGAAAAGCTTCGAGAACTCAGTTTTAGTG GCATCCCCTGTGAGAGTGGACTGCGGTGCCTCTGCTGGAAG ATCCTCTTGAACTACCTCCCTTTGGAGAGAGCCTCATGGACTTCCATCCTGGCCAAGCAGAG GGGGCTCTATTCGCAGTTCCTGAGAGAGATGATTATCCAGCCTGGCATTGCCAAGGCCAACATGGGTGTATCCAGGGAGGATGTGACCTTTGAGGACCAT CCCCTGAACCCAAACCCTGACAGCAGGTGGAACACGTATTTTAAGGACAATGAGGTGCTACTGCAGATTGACAAAGATGTCCg GAGGCTGTGCCCAGATATATCCTTCTTCCAAAGAGCCACTGAGTACCCCTGCCTCCTCATCCTGGACCCACAAAATGAGTTTGAGACCCTTCGTAAGCGGGTGGAGCAGACAACACTGAAGTCTCAGACGGTGGCCCGGAACCGAAGTGGGGTCACAAAT atGAGCTCCCCGCATAAGAACAACACACCATCAGCCCTGAACGAGTATGAGGTTCTGCCCAATGGCTGCGAAGCCCACTGGGAGGTGGTGGAGCGGATCCTGTTCATCTATGCCAAGCTCAACCCTGGCATCGCTTATGTGCAGGGCATGAACGAAATCGTGGGGCCCCTCTACTATACGTTTGCCACTGACCCTAACAGCGAGTGGAAAG AGCATGCTGAAGCAGATACATTTTTCTGCTTCACCAACCTCATGGCTGAGATCCGGGACAACTTCATCAAGAGCCTGGATGACTCCCAGTGCGGCATTACCTACAAGATGGAAAAGGTGTACTCCACCTTGAAGGACAAGGACGTGGAGCTGTACCTGAAGCTG CAAGAGCAGAGTATCAAGCCTCAGTTCTTTGCCTTCCGATGGCTGACACTGCTGCTGTCCCAGGAATTCTTGCTGCCTGATGTGATCCGGATCTGGGACTCCCTCTTTGCTGATGGCAACCGCTTTGATTTCCTCCTCCTGGTCTGCTGTGCTATGCTCAT ACTGATCCGGGAGCAGTTGCTGAAGGGGGACTTCACTGTCAACATGCGGCTTCTGCAG GATTACCCCATCACAGATGTCAGCAAGATCCTACAGAAAGCCAAGGAACTCCAAGACTCGAAGTAA
- the Tbc1d13 gene encoding TBC1 domain family member 13 isoform X5 has protein sequence MIIQPGIAKANMGVSREDVTFEDHPLNPNPDSRWNTYFKDNEVLLQIDKDVRRLCPDISFFQRATEYPCLLILDPQNEFETLRKRVEQTTLKSQTVARNRSGVTNMSSPHKNNTPSALNEYEVLPNGCEAHWEVVERILFIYAKLNPGIAYVQGMNEIVGPLYYTFATDPNSEWKEHAEADTFFCFTNLMAEIRDNFIKSLDDSQCGITYKMEKVYSTLKDKDVELYLKLQEQSIKPQFFAFRWLTLLLSQEFLLPDVIRIWDSLFADGNRFDFLLLVCCAMLILIREQLLKGDFTVNMRLLQDYPITDVSKILQKAKELQDSK, from the exons ATGATTATCCAGCCTGGCATTGCCAAGGCCAACATGGGTGTATCCAGGGAGGATGTGACCTTTGAGGACCAT CCCCTGAACCCAAACCCTGACAGCAGGTGGAACACGTATTTTAAGGACAATGAGGTGCTACTGCAGATTGACAAAGATGTCCg GAGGCTGTGCCCAGATATATCCTTCTTCCAAAGAGCCACTGAGTACCCCTGCCTCCTCATCCTGGACCCACAAAATGAGTTTGAGACCCTTCGTAAGCGGGTGGAGCAGACAACACTGAAGTCTCAGACGGTGGCCCGGAACCGAAGTGGGGTCACAAAT atGAGCTCCCCGCATAAGAACAACACACCATCAGCCCTGAACGAGTATGAGGTTCTGCCCAATGGCTGCGAAGCCCACTGGGAGGTGGTGGAGCGGATCCTGTTCATCTATGCCAAGCTCAACCCTGGCATCGCTTATGTGCAGGGCATGAACGAAATCGTGGGGCCCCTCTACTATACGTTTGCCACTGACCCTAACAGCGAGTGGAAAG AGCATGCTGAAGCAGATACATTTTTCTGCTTCACCAACCTCATGGCTGAGATCCGGGACAACTTCATCAAGAGCCTGGATGACTCCCAGTGCGGCATTACCTACAAGATGGAAAAGGTGTACTCCACCTTGAAGGACAAGGACGTGGAGCTGTACCTGAAGCTG CAAGAGCAGAGTATCAAGCCTCAGTTCTTTGCCTTCCGATGGCTGACACTGCTGCTGTCCCAGGAATTCTTGCTGCCTGATGTGATCCGGATCTGGGACTCCCTCTTTGCTGATGGCAACCGCTTTGATTTCCTCCTCCTGGTCTGCTGTGCTATGCTCAT ACTGATCCGGGAGCAGTTGCTGAAGGGGGACTTCACTGTCAACATGCGGCTTCTGCAG GATTACCCCATCACAGATGTCAGCAAGATCCTACAGAAAGCCAAGGAACTCCAAGACTCGAAGTAA
- the Tbc1d13 gene encoding TBC1 domain family member 13 isoform X3 → MDYFIMPILLNYLPLERASWTSILAKQRGLYSQFLREMIIQPGIAKANMGVSREDVTFEDHPLNPNPDSRWNTYFKDNEVLLQIDKDVRRLCPDISFFQRATEYPCLLILDPQNEFETLRKRVEQTTLKSQTVARNRSGVTNMSSPHKNNTPSALNEYEVLPNGCEAHWEVVERILFIYAKLNPGIAYVQGMNEIVGPLYYTFATDPNSEWKEHAEADTFFCFTNLMAEIRDNFIKSLDDSQCGITYKMEKVYSTLKDKDVELYLKLQEQSIKPQFFAFRWLTLLLSQEFLLPDVIRIWDSLFADGNRFDFLLLVCCAMLILIREQLLKGDFTVNMRLLQGILMWLSRCPGLPHHRCQQDPTESQGTPRLEVTW, encoded by the exons ATGGACTACTTCATTATGCCA ATCCTCTTGAACTACCTCCCTTTGGAGAGAGCCTCATGGACTTCCATCCTGGCCAAGCAGAG GGGGCTCTATTCGCAGTTCCTGAGAGAGATGATTATCCAGCCTGGCATTGCCAAGGCCAACATGGGTGTATCCAGGGAGGATGTGACCTTTGAGGACCAT CCCCTGAACCCAAACCCTGACAGCAGGTGGAACACGTATTTTAAGGACAATGAGGTGCTACTGCAGATTGACAAAGATGTCCg GAGGCTGTGCCCAGATATATCCTTCTTCCAAAGAGCCACTGAGTACCCCTGCCTCCTCATCCTGGACCCACAAAATGAGTTTGAGACCCTTCGTAAGCGGGTGGAGCAGACAACACTGAAGTCTCAGACGGTGGCCCGGAACCGAAGTGGGGTCACAAAT atGAGCTCCCCGCATAAGAACAACACACCATCAGCCCTGAACGAGTATGAGGTTCTGCCCAATGGCTGCGAAGCCCACTGGGAGGTGGTGGAGCGGATCCTGTTCATCTATGCCAAGCTCAACCCTGGCATCGCTTATGTGCAGGGCATGAACGAAATCGTGGGGCCCCTCTACTATACGTTTGCCACTGACCCTAACAGCGAGTGGAAAG AGCATGCTGAAGCAGATACATTTTTCTGCTTCACCAACCTCATGGCTGAGATCCGGGACAACTTCATCAAGAGCCTGGATGACTCCCAGTGCGGCATTACCTACAAGATGGAAAAGGTGTACTCCACCTTGAAGGACAAGGACGTGGAGCTGTACCTGAAGCTG CAAGAGCAGAGTATCAAGCCTCAGTTCTTTGCCTTCCGATGGCTGACACTGCTGCTGTCCCAGGAATTCTTGCTGCCTGATGTGATCCGGATCTGGGACTCCCTCTTTGCTGATGGCAACCGCTTTGATTTCCTCCTCCTGGTCTGCTGTGCTATGCTCAT ACTGATCCGGGAGCAGTTGCTGAAGGGGGACTTCACTGTCAACATGCGGCTTCTGCAG GGTATTCTGATGTGGCTTTCCCGGTGTCCAGGATTACCCCATCACAGATGTCAGCAAGATCCTACAGAAAGCCAAGGAACTCCAAGACTCGAAGTAACCTGGTAG
- the Tbc1d13 gene encoding TBC1 domain family member 13 isoform X4, producing the protein MIIQPGIAKANMGVSREDVTFEDHPLNPNPDSRWNTYFKDNEVLLQIDKDVRRLCPDISFFQRATEYPCLLILDPQNEFETLRKRVEQTTLKSQTVARNRSGVTNMSSPHKNNTPSALNEYEVLPNGCEAHWEVVERILFIYAKLNPGIAYVQGMNEIVGPLYYTFATDPNSEWKEHAEADTFFCFTNLMAEIRDNFIKSLDDSQCGITYKMEKVYSTLKDKDVELYLKLQEQSIKPQFFAFRWLTLLLSQEFLLPDVIRIWDSLFADGNRFDFLLLVCCAMLILIREQLLKGDFTVNMRLLQGILMWLSRCPGLPHHRCQQDPTESQGTPRLEVTW; encoded by the exons ATGATTATCCAGCCTGGCATTGCCAAGGCCAACATGGGTGTATCCAGGGAGGATGTGACCTTTGAGGACCAT CCCCTGAACCCAAACCCTGACAGCAGGTGGAACACGTATTTTAAGGACAATGAGGTGCTACTGCAGATTGACAAAGATGTCCg GAGGCTGTGCCCAGATATATCCTTCTTCCAAAGAGCCACTGAGTACCCCTGCCTCCTCATCCTGGACCCACAAAATGAGTTTGAGACCCTTCGTAAGCGGGTGGAGCAGACAACACTGAAGTCTCAGACGGTGGCCCGGAACCGAAGTGGGGTCACAAAT atGAGCTCCCCGCATAAGAACAACACACCATCAGCCCTGAACGAGTATGAGGTTCTGCCCAATGGCTGCGAAGCCCACTGGGAGGTGGTGGAGCGGATCCTGTTCATCTATGCCAAGCTCAACCCTGGCATCGCTTATGTGCAGGGCATGAACGAAATCGTGGGGCCCCTCTACTATACGTTTGCCACTGACCCTAACAGCGAGTGGAAAG AGCATGCTGAAGCAGATACATTTTTCTGCTTCACCAACCTCATGGCTGAGATCCGGGACAACTTCATCAAGAGCCTGGATGACTCCCAGTGCGGCATTACCTACAAGATGGAAAAGGTGTACTCCACCTTGAAGGACAAGGACGTGGAGCTGTACCTGAAGCTG CAAGAGCAGAGTATCAAGCCTCAGTTCTTTGCCTTCCGATGGCTGACACTGCTGCTGTCCCAGGAATTCTTGCTGCCTGATGTGATCCGGATCTGGGACTCCCTCTTTGCTGATGGCAACCGCTTTGATTTCCTCCTCCTGGTCTGCTGTGCTATGCTCAT ACTGATCCGGGAGCAGTTGCTGAAGGGGGACTTCACTGTCAACATGCGGCTTCTGCAG GGTATTCTGATGTGGCTTTCCCGGTGTCCAGGATTACCCCATCACAGATGTCAGCAAGATCCTACAGAAAGCCAAGGAACTCCAAGACTCGAAGTAACCTGGTAG